One genomic region from Caballeronia sp. M1242 encodes:
- a CDS encoding acetyl-CoA C-acetyltransferase has product MNDVVIVSAARTAVGKFGGSLAKIAAPELGATVIRAVLERAGLKPEQISEVILGQVLTAGSGQNPARQSVIKAGLPEMVPGMTINKVCGSGLKAVMLAANAIIAGDSEIIVAGGQENMSAAPHVLPGSRDGFRMGDAKLIDSMIVDGLWDVYNNYHMGTTAENVAKEYGITREAQDAFAALSQNKAEAAQKSGRFNDEIVPVSIPQRKGEPIQFATDEFVRHGVTAESLAGLKPAFSKEGTVTAANASGINDGAAAVVVMSAKKAEALGLTPLARIKAYASAGVDPKIMGMGPVPASKRCLERAGWSIDDLDLMEINEAFAAQALAVHKQMGWDQEKINVNGGAIAIGHPIGASGCRILVTLLHEMQKRDAKKGLASLCIGGGMGVALAVERL; this is encoded by the coding sequence ATGAATGACGTAGTGATCGTATCGGCCGCGCGCACCGCGGTCGGCAAATTCGGCGGCTCGCTTGCGAAGATCGCAGCGCCGGAACTGGGCGCGACGGTGATTCGCGCGGTGCTCGAACGCGCGGGTCTAAAGCCCGAGCAAATCAGCGAAGTCATTCTGGGTCAGGTGCTGACCGCGGGCTCGGGGCAGAACCCCGCGCGCCAGTCGGTTATCAAGGCCGGCTTGCCGGAGATGGTCCCCGGCATGACGATCAACAAAGTTTGCGGCTCGGGACTCAAGGCAGTGATGCTCGCGGCCAACGCGATCATCGCGGGCGATTCCGAGATCATCGTCGCGGGCGGCCAGGAGAACATGAGCGCCGCGCCGCACGTGCTGCCCGGCTCGCGCGACGGCTTCCGGATGGGCGATGCGAAGCTGATCGACTCGATGATCGTCGATGGCCTATGGGACGTCTATAACAACTACCACATGGGCACGACGGCCGAGAACGTCGCGAAGGAATACGGGATCACGCGCGAAGCGCAGGACGCGTTCGCGGCGCTTTCGCAGAACAAGGCGGAAGCTGCTCAGAAGAGCGGCCGCTTCAACGACGAAATCGTGCCGGTGTCCATTCCGCAGCGCAAAGGCGAGCCCATCCAGTTCGCCACCGATGAATTCGTGCGCCACGGCGTCACGGCCGAATCGCTCGCGGGACTGAAGCCCGCGTTCTCGAAAGAAGGCACGGTGACGGCGGCCAACGCATCGGGCATCAATGACGGCGCGGCGGCGGTGGTCGTGATGTCGGCGAAGAAGGCCGAAGCGCTGGGTCTCACGCCGCTCGCGCGCATCAAGGCGTACGCGAGCGCGGGCGTCGATCCGAAGATCATGGGCATGGGTCCGGTGCCGGCATCGAAGCGCTGTCTGGAACGCGCGGGCTGGAGCATCGACGATCTCGACCTGATGGAGATCAATGAAGCGTTCGCCGCGCAGGCGCTCGCGGTGCACAAGCAGATGGGCTGGGATCAGGAAAAGATCAACGTGAACGGCGGGGCGATCGCGATCGGGCATCCGATCGGCGCATCGGGCTGCCGCATTCTGGTCACGCTGCTGCATGAAATGCAGAAGCGCGATGCGAAGAAGGGCCTGGCGTCGCTGTGCATCGGCGGCGGCATGGGCGTCGCGCTGGCGGTCGAGCGGCTGTAA
- a CDS encoding dienelactone hydrolase family protein, whose product MAGTFIDIAAREGGPIRAYVTRPAQGSGPGLLLLHDAAGLDDFAQSTADRFAEEGYVVLAPDLAGRELRGGVSMENLAAIIEALRALPEHAGKVGAVGFGAGGRLAVQAAANADIDCAVAYYPDDLAACLDDLRTIRCPMVFHFTGTQASDAFAGKPQIQRYIYSGCASGFAVPAASADSPYDKPAALMAYSRTLGLLREVLGPVYDLDRLWEQHCYFEFATRDVDAVMPTMVAEPYVNHVPTMTGGVGYDELKRFYRYHFVHSNPADTKLIPVSRTIGADRIVDEFVFCATHDREIDWLLPGLAPTGRYFEVPMLAVVRFRGDKLYNEHIYWDQASVLVQIGVLDPTGLPVAGRETARKMIDETLPSNTLMRNWASSEGKPV is encoded by the coding sequence ATGGCTGGGACTTTCATCGACATCGCCGCCCGCGAAGGCGGCCCGATTCGCGCGTACGTGACGCGCCCGGCGCAAGGCTCGGGACCGGGACTGCTGCTGTTGCACGATGCCGCAGGCCTCGACGACTTCGCGCAATCGACCGCCGACCGTTTCGCCGAAGAGGGCTATGTCGTGCTGGCGCCCGACTTGGCGGGGCGCGAGCTGCGGGGCGGCGTGTCGATGGAAAACCTGGCGGCAATCATCGAAGCCCTGCGCGCGCTGCCGGAACATGCTGGCAAAGTGGGCGCGGTCGGCTTCGGCGCAGGCGGACGGCTAGCGGTGCAGGCCGCGGCGAACGCGGACATCGACTGCGCGGTCGCTTACTATCCCGACGACCTCGCCGCCTGCCTCGACGACCTGCGCACCATCCGCTGCCCGATGGTCTTCCATTTCACGGGAACGCAAGCCAGCGACGCCTTCGCCGGCAAGCCACAGATACAGCGCTATATATATAGCGGCTGCGCGTCCGGTTTCGCCGTGCCCGCCGCATCCGCCGACTCGCCGTACGACAAACCTGCCGCGCTGATGGCGTACTCGCGCACGCTCGGCTTGCTGCGCGAGGTGCTCGGTCCGGTCTACGACCTCGACCGCCTGTGGGAACAGCACTGCTACTTCGAATTCGCGACGCGCGACGTCGACGCCGTCATGCCGACCATGGTCGCCGAGCCGTACGTCAATCATGTGCCGACGATGACGGGCGGCGTCGGATACGACGAGCTCAAACGCTTCTACCGATACCACTTCGTCCATTCGAATCCGGCCGACACAAAGCTGATCCCGGTCTCGCGCACGATCGGCGCGGACCGGATCGTCGACGAATTCGTGTTTTGCGCGACGCATGACCGCGAGATCGACTGGCTGCTGCCGGGCCTCGCGCCCACGGGCCGCTATTTCGAAGTGCCGATGCTCGCGGTGGTCCGCTTTCGCGGCGACAAGCTCTATAACGAACACATCTACTGGGATCAGGCGTCGGTGCTGGTGCAGATCGGCGTGCTCGATCCGACCGGCTTGCCTGTCGCCGGTCGCGAAACGGCGCGGAAGATGATCGACGAGACGTTGCCGAGCAACACGCTGATGCGCAACTGGGCATCGAGCGAAGGAAAGCCGGTCTGA
- the phbB gene encoding acetoacetyl-CoA reductase has translation MTKRIAVVTGGMGGLGEAISIKLNDAGYAVVVTHSPGNTIVSDWLASMDRQGRKFRAYPVDVSDYDASQHCIAKIQREVGPISILVNNAGITQDTTFKKMTKVNWDAVLRTNLDSVFNMTKPVCEEMVTRGWGRIINISSVNGSKGQIGQTNYAAAKAGMHGFTKSLALEVAKKGVTVNTISPGYLATKMVTAIPQDILESKILPQIPAGRLGKPEEVAALVAFLCSDDAGFVTGANIAINGGQHMH, from the coding sequence ATGACTAAGCGTATTGCAGTGGTAACGGGCGGCATGGGCGGCCTCGGTGAAGCTATCAGCATCAAGCTGAACGACGCGGGCTATGCCGTCGTCGTCACGCATTCACCGGGCAACACGATCGTCTCCGACTGGCTCGCCAGCATGGATCGGCAGGGTCGCAAGTTTCGCGCGTATCCCGTCGACGTCTCCGACTACGACGCAAGCCAGCACTGCATCGCGAAAATTCAGCGCGAAGTCGGGCCCATCAGCATTCTCGTGAACAACGCGGGCATCACGCAGGACACCACCTTCAAGAAGATGACGAAGGTGAACTGGGACGCCGTTCTGCGCACGAACCTCGATTCCGTGTTCAACATGACGAAGCCCGTCTGCGAGGAGATGGTCACGCGCGGCTGGGGCCGCATCATCAATATCTCGTCGGTGAATGGCTCGAAAGGGCAGATCGGGCAGACCAACTACGCGGCGGCGAAAGCGGGCATGCACGGCTTCACGAAGTCGCTCGCGCTGGAAGTGGCCAAGAAGGGCGTGACCGTCAACACCATCTCGCCGGGCTATCTCGCCACCAAGATGGTGACAGCCATTCCGCAGGACATTCTGGAGTCCAAAATTCTGCCGCAGATTCCGGCGGGCCGTCTCGGCAAGCCCGAGGAAGTGGCGGCGCTCGTCGCTTTCCTGTGTTCGGACGATGCGGGCTTCGTGACTGGCGCGAACATCGCGATCAACGGCGGCCAGCACATGCATTGA
- a CDS encoding Nramp family divalent metal transporter, which produces MRDPRPADKDARPDDVRPSLPEVHASVRVPVGGSWFRRLLAFAGPGYMISVGYMDPGNWATDIAGGSRFGYTLLAVILLSNLMAILLQALAVRLGVATGRDLAQACRDHYSRPVNLALWLACEMAIIACDLAEVIGTAIALKLLFDIPLVLGALITALDAFLLLLLVNRGFRFLEAFVIALLAVIAVCFALQIAAAAPPVAQVLRGFVPSPQIVANREMLYLAIGILGATVMPHNLYLHSSVVQTRAYGASVDARRDAIRWATIDSTLALTLALFINAAILVVAAAVFHSSGHDQVAEIADAFHLLSPLLGLGIASTLFAVALLASGLNSTVTATLAGQIVMEGFLQLRLPNWARRLLTRSIAITPVIAVTAIYGEKATGQLLVLSQVILSMQLPFAVVPLVRFVSDRQKMGVFVIGRWLAALAWLVAGVIVVLNVKLLADTLLS; this is translated from the coding sequence ATGCGCGACCCTCGCCCCGCGGACAAAGATGCTCGACCGGACGATGTGCGCCCGAGCTTGCCGGAGGTCCACGCGTCGGTGCGAGTGCCGGTCGGCGGCAGTTGGTTTCGGCGACTCCTTGCGTTCGCAGGACCCGGCTACATGATCTCGGTCGGCTACATGGATCCCGGCAACTGGGCGACAGATATCGCAGGCGGATCGCGCTTCGGCTACACGTTGCTCGCGGTCATCCTCTTGTCGAACCTCATGGCGATCCTGCTGCAGGCACTGGCCGTCCGGCTCGGCGTCGCGACGGGCCGCGACCTCGCGCAGGCATGCCGCGACCATTACTCGCGGCCAGTCAATCTGGCGCTGTGGTTAGCGTGCGAAATGGCGATCATCGCGTGCGATCTCGCCGAAGTCATCGGCACCGCCATCGCGCTAAAGCTGCTGTTCGACATCCCGCTCGTGCTGGGCGCGCTGATCACCGCGCTCGACGCCTTTCTACTGCTGCTCCTCGTCAACAGAGGCTTCCGTTTCCTCGAAGCATTCGTCATCGCGCTGCTGGCCGTCATCGCGGTCTGCTTTGCGTTGCAGATCGCCGCGGCGGCGCCGCCGGTCGCGCAGGTGCTGCGCGGCTTCGTGCCGTCCCCGCAAATCGTCGCGAACCGCGAGATGCTGTACCTCGCGATCGGCATTCTCGGCGCGACGGTCATGCCGCACAACCTGTATCTGCATTCTTCGGTCGTGCAGACGCGCGCCTATGGCGCTTCGGTAGATGCGCGCCGCGACGCCATCCGCTGGGCGACGATCGACAGCACCCTCGCGCTGACGCTCGCGCTGTTCATCAACGCCGCAATCCTCGTCGTGGCGGCGGCCGTCTTTCATAGCAGCGGTCACGATCAGGTGGCGGAAATCGCCGACGCGTTCCATCTCCTGTCGCCGCTGCTCGGTCTCGGCATCGCGTCGACCTTGTTCGCGGTCGCGCTGCTCGCCTCCGGTCTGAATTCGACGGTCACGGCCACGCTCGCCGGGCAAATCGTGATGGAAGGCTTCCTCCAGCTGCGCCTGCCGAACTGGGCGCGCCGCCTCCTGACGCGATCGATCGCCATTACGCCCGTGATCGCCGTCACCGCGATCTACGGCGAAAAAGCCACCGGCCAACTCCTCGTTTTGAGCCAAGTGATCCTGTCGATGCAGCTGCCGTTCGCCGTCGTGCCGCTCGTGCGCTTCGTGTCCGACCGCCAGAAAATGGGCGTCTTCGTCATCGGTCGATGGCTGGCGGCGCTCGCGTGGCTGGTCGCCGGCGTGATTGTCGTGTTGAATGTGAAGCTGCTTGCCGATACGCTGCTTTCCTGA
- a CDS encoding DUF4148 domain-containing protein codes for MNVTLAKKLAVSMIVAAFGVSVAAVSYAQDNSSTTDAAPSTKAQRKAARKEARAKKNAELKKLESAGYNPAQRDDASYPQDIQKAQKKAGIGQ; via the coding sequence ATGAACGTAACGCTTGCCAAGAAGCTTGCCGTCTCGATGATCGTGGCCGCCTTCGGCGTGTCCGTCGCGGCCGTGTCGTATGCGCAGGACAACAGCAGCACGACCGATGCCGCGCCTTCGACCAAAGCCCAGCGCAAGGCCGCGCGCAAGGAAGCGCGCGCGAAGAAGAACGCCGAGCTGAAGAAGCTCGAAAGCGCGGGATACAACCCGGCGCAGCGCGACGACGCGTCGTATCCGCAGGACATTCAGAAGGCGCAGAAGAAGGCCGGCATCGGCCAGTGA
- a CDS encoding cytochrome P450/oxidoreductase has translation MTDANTATTGTTPATQCPFHSTAPNGCPVSARAADFDPFSDGYQQDPPEYVRWAREEEPVFYSPKLGYWVVTRYDDIKAIFRDNLTFSPSIALEKITPTGPEANAVLASYGFALNRTLVNEDEPAHMPRRRALMDPFTPEALAHHEPMVRALTREYVDRFIDDGRADLVDQMLWEVPLTVALHFLGVPEEDMDTLREYSIAHTVNTWGRPKPEEQVAVAHAVGKFWQYAGKVLDKMREDPSGPGWMQYGIRKQQTLPDVVTDSYLHSMMMAGIVAAHETTANAAANAIKLLLQHGQAWRDICEDPSLIPNAVEECLRHNGSVAAWRRLATRDVKIGGIDIPAGAKLLIVTSSANHDSHQFADADLFDIRRENASDQLTFGYGAHQCMGKNLARMEMQIFLDELTRRLPHMRLAEQRFTYVPNTSFRGPEHLYVEWDPALNPERTNPSVREPRATVRIGEPSSHAVSRAVIVESVSMCADRIARVRLVGADGRALPRWTPGSHIDVICGDSGLSRQYSLCGDPADPAAYEIAVLRETASRGGSAWVHDNVKPGAHWRIRGPRNHFRLDPAARRLVLIAGGIGITPISAMARHAREHGIDYEIHYSGRSRASMAFLDDLRALHGERLRVYMSEEGARNDFTALRIEAGTQVYACGPARMMDALSTASARWPEGALKIEHFESTLGALDPSSEHAFEVELRDSGLTLTVPPDQTLLATLRRANIDIQSDCEEGLCGSCEIRVLDGEVDHRDVVLTKEERVTNTRMMACCSRAKGIKLVLAI, from the coding sequence ATGACCGACGCAAACACCGCGACAACCGGGACGACACCCGCGACGCAATGCCCTTTCCATTCGACCGCGCCGAACGGCTGCCCGGTGAGCGCGCGCGCCGCGGATTTCGATCCGTTCAGCGACGGCTATCAGCAAGACCCGCCCGAGTACGTGCGCTGGGCGCGCGAAGAGGAGCCGGTGTTCTACAGCCCGAAGCTCGGTTACTGGGTCGTCACGCGCTACGACGACATCAAGGCGATCTTTCGCGACAACCTCACGTTCAGCCCGTCGATCGCGCTGGAAAAGATCACGCCGACCGGGCCGGAAGCGAACGCGGTGCTCGCGTCGTACGGTTTCGCGCTCAACCGCACGCTCGTCAACGAGGACGAACCTGCGCACATGCCGCGCCGTCGCGCGCTGATGGACCCGTTCACGCCCGAGGCGCTCGCGCATCACGAGCCGATGGTGCGCGCACTCACGCGCGAATATGTCGATCGTTTCATCGACGATGGCCGCGCCGATCTCGTCGATCAGATGCTGTGGGAAGTGCCGCTGACCGTCGCGCTGCACTTTCTCGGTGTGCCCGAGGAGGACATGGACACGCTGCGCGAATACTCCATCGCGCATACGGTGAATACGTGGGGCCGCCCGAAGCCGGAGGAGCAGGTCGCGGTCGCGCACGCGGTCGGCAAGTTCTGGCAGTACGCGGGCAAGGTGCTCGACAAGATGCGCGAGGACCCGTCCGGCCCCGGCTGGATGCAGTACGGCATTCGCAAGCAGCAGACACTGCCCGACGTGGTTACGGACTCGTACCTGCATTCGATGATGATGGCCGGCATCGTCGCGGCGCACGAGACCACGGCCAACGCGGCCGCCAACGCGATCAAGCTGCTGCTGCAACACGGCCAGGCGTGGCGCGACATCTGCGAAGACCCGAGCCTGATTCCGAACGCGGTCGAAGAATGCCTGCGGCACAACGGATCGGTCGCGGCGTGGCGGCGGCTCGCGACGCGCGACGTGAAAATCGGCGGCATCGACATTCCGGCGGGCGCGAAGCTGTTGATCGTGACGTCATCCGCCAACCATGACTCGCATCAATTCGCGGACGCCGATCTCTTCGACATCCGCCGAGAAAATGCCAGCGATCAGCTGACGTTCGGCTACGGCGCACATCAGTGCATGGGCAAGAATCTCGCGCGCATGGAGATGCAGATTTTTCTCGACGAACTGACGCGCCGCCTGCCGCACATGCGCCTCGCCGAGCAGCGCTTCACGTACGTGCCGAACACGTCGTTTCGCGGGCCCGAGCATCTCTACGTCGAATGGGACCCCGCGCTGAACCCCGAGCGCACGAATCCGTCGGTGCGCGAGCCGCGCGCGACGGTGCGCATCGGCGAGCCGTCGTCGCATGCGGTGAGCCGCGCGGTGATCGTCGAGTCGGTGTCGATGTGCGCGGATCGCATCGCGCGCGTGCGTCTCGTAGGCGCCGACGGCCGCGCGCTGCCGCGCTGGACGCCGGGCTCGCATATCGACGTCATCTGCGGCGACAGCGGCCTCTCACGGCAGTATTCGCTCTGCGGCGATCCGGCCGATCCGGCCGCCTACGAGATCGCCGTGTTGCGCGAGACCGCGAGCCGCGGCGGCTCGGCATGGGTACACGACAACGTGAAGCCGGGCGCGCACTGGCGCATTCGCGGGCCGCGCAATCACTTCCGGCTCGATCCTGCTGCGCGCAGGCTCGTGCTGATTGCCGGCGGCATCGGCATCACGCCGATCAGCGCGATGGCGCGTCACGCGCGCGAGCACGGCATCGACTATGAGATTCACTACAGCGGCCGCAGCCGCGCGTCGATGGCTTTTCTCGACGACCTGCGCGCGCTGCATGGCGAACGGCTGCGCGTGTACATGTCGGAGGAGGGCGCGCGCAACGACTTCACGGCGCTTCGCATCGAGGCGGGCACGCAAGTCTATGCTTGCGGCCCGGCGCGCATGATGGACGCGCTTTCGACCGCAAGCGCCCGGTGGCCCGAAGGCGCGTTGAAGATCGAACATTTCGAATCCACGCTGGGCGCGCTGGACCCGTCCAGTGAGCACGCATTCGAAGTCGAACTGCGGGATTCGGGTCTGACGTTGACCGTTCCGCCCGATCAGACGCTTCTCGCCACGCTTAGGCGCGCGAATATCGATATTCAAAGCGATTGCGAAGAAGGACTATGCGGTTCGTGCGAGATTCGCGTGCTCGACGGTGAAGTCGATCATCGCGACGTCGTATTGACTAAAGAAGAACGAGTAACCAATACGAGAATGATGGCGTGTTGTTCGCGAGCCAAAGGTATCAAACTGGTATTGGCGATTTAA